A stretch of DNA from Acidobacteriota bacterium:
ATAATGGGTATCAGGAGAACCCGGACCGAGCTAGAGAGAAAGGCGTGGCACAATCTGGGTGTGGTTTATAGTAAGCTTGGTCACCCTTACGAAGCGCATAAAGCTTTTGGAAAGGCGGCCCATGGCTTCTTTGACTTGGTGGGAACCCGTCTGGTTTATCTGGACCCCCAGGATATTTATTTTCATTCTGTTCATGTAGATTACGAGACAGTAGACAATGAGTTGATCAACTTAATCTACAAGTAGGGACAGCGGGCAACAGTTGCCATCCGGACAGGAGCAAGCCCTGTCCCTACGGGCGCCCGCCCGCGCGAATTCAGGGATGTAGGGACAGCCCTTGTGGCTGTCCGTCTTTTAGGACAGGGACAAGCCCTGTCCCTACGGGAATCGATAATGAATCCACGGGGTGGTTACCCCCGCTCGGCGGTGCTACCGCCTATATGAATCCGTGAGGTGGCAACCTCTGTAGGGACAGCCCTTGCGGCTGTCCGTCTTTTAGGACAGGGGCAAGCCCTGTCCCTACACAAGATTTTAAGGGATAAAAACCCTGTCCCTACATATATATTCTCAGATTATTTTATCTGGGCATCCCGAATAGGGATAATCGCTCCATTTCTCTACTAAATTTTTCCTAACTGGATTATTTAAAATGTATTTCACAATCTCGGATAAATCTTCGCTCTTTCGCACAATATGATCGTAAAACCGGGGCTGCCATATCTTCCCTTCGATTCTAAATTTCTTGCATAATCTATACGCTTTGCTTTTAAAGGAGCCCACGAAGTTAGATACATTCGCCCCTTGCTTCTCAGGTTGGATTAACAAATGCAAATGATCGGGCATCAGACAATAAACATAGAGGTTCACACCCGATCTATCTTTTTCTTTAATCAGACAATCTATTATCGTCTTATTAAGCTGGTCGTTTACAAAGATTTTCCTTCGGTTAAAGGTGCAAATTGTTATGAAATAAACATAGGGGAGGGAATAATCGAACCCCCTTAGCCTGGGGTTTTTCCTCTGGGGAAGATGGTTTTCTTCCATAATGTTTTTAATTTAGGAAAGACACCATATTGCTGTCAACTTAAATTGGGGCGGGAATGACGGACAGGGGCAAGCTCTGTCCCTACATGGATTAAAAAAATGTAGGGACAGCCATAAAGGCTGTCCCTACA
This window harbors:
- a CDS encoding transposase, whose protein sequence is MEENHLPQRKNPRLRGFDYSLPYVYFITICTFNRRKIFVNDQLNKTIIDCLIKEKDRSGVNLYVYCLMPDHLHLLIQPEKQGANVSNFVGSFKSKAYRLCKKFRIEGKIWQPRFYDHIVRKSEDLSEIVKYILNNPVRKNLVEKWSDYPYSGCPDKII